Proteins from a genomic interval of Cardiobacteriaceae bacterium TAE3-ERU3:
- a CDS encoding ABC transporter substrate-binding protein, whose protein sequence is MTKVWKKGLLATACLVTSMAATAQNTAINWDDVLQHAKGETVYFNAWGGNEATNQYLVWAAEQVQDQYGVTLEVVPISDIKDTIRRIETEVAAGKADNGSVDLVWINGENFAALKKQGLLLEGWAQQLPNWQYVDLSKPVEKDFSLPTDGAEAPWGGAQLTFIGNRDTLAEPLTSPQALLAYAQDHQGMLSYPRPPDFTGTTFLKQLMLSLAEDPAAFEQAPQDTDAEALTAPLWAYLDQLHPLLWREGKAFPTSPSEMDRMLGDGELAMSITFNPLHAQNQVQSGKLPESVYTFGFADGMIGNVHFVAIPRNASNADGAMVVANFLLSPQAQAHKADVSVWGDPTVLDANKLEGGEQAALKAASPSEASQVPVISEPNAAWMDWLREQWTQRYGAS, encoded by the coding sequence ATGACGAAAGTATGGAAAAAGGGCTTGTTGGCAACGGCTTGCCTTGTGACAAGTATGGCAGCAACAGCGCAAAATACAGCGATTAACTGGGATGATGTTCTACAACACGCCAAAGGCGAGACGGTTTACTTCAACGCATGGGGCGGCAACGAAGCGACCAATCAGTATCTCGTTTGGGCGGCAGAGCAGGTGCAAGATCAGTACGGCGTGACGCTCGAAGTGGTGCCGATTTCGGATATTAAGGACACCATTCGCCGTATCGAAACCGAGGTAGCCGCAGGTAAGGCTGATAATGGTTCGGTCGATTTGGTGTGGATTAACGGTGAGAACTTCGCGGCACTGAAAAAGCAGGGCTTGTTGCTTGAGGGCTGGGCGCAGCAGTTGCCGAACTGGCAGTATGTCGACTTGAGCAAACCGGTTGAGAAGGACTTTTCCTTGCCAACCGATGGTGCGGAAGCCCCGTGGGGCGGCGCACAGCTGACCTTTATCGGCAACCGCGATACCCTCGCAGAACCGCTGACCAGCCCGCAAGCTTTGCTGGCTTACGCACAAGACCATCAAGGCATGCTGAGCTATCCTCGCCCGCCAGATTTTACCGGCACAACCTTCCTCAAGCAGCTGATGCTGTCGTTGGCCGAAGATCCGGCAGCTTTTGAGCAAGCGCCACAAGATACTGACGCGGAAGCTTTAACAGCGCCACTTTGGGCGTATCTCGATCAATTGCATCCGTTACTGTGGCGAGAGGGCAAAGCATTCCCGACGTCACCCAGCGAAATGGATCGCATGCTTGGTGATGGTGAGCTGGCCATGTCGATTACCTTTAATCCGCTGCATGCGCAAAATCAGGTACAGAGTGGTAAGTTACCGGAGTCGGTCTATACCTTTGGTTTTGCGGACGGCATGATTGGTAATGTGCATTTCGTCGCTATCCCGCGCAATGCGAGTAATGCTGATGGCGCAATGGTCGTGGCCAATTTCCTGCTTTCGCCGCAGGCTCAGGCGCATAAAGCGGACGTCAGTGTGTGGGGCGATCCGACGGTTCTCGATGCGAATAAGCTTGAAGGTGGGGAACAGGCGGCCTTAAAAGCGGCGTCACCCTCTGAAGCGTCACAAGTCCCGGTCATCAGTGAGCCAAATGCGGCGTGGATGGACTGGCTGCGCGAACAGTGGACTCAGCGCTATGGCGCGTCATAG
- a CDS encoding FAD-dependent oxidoreductase, which translates to MKQADLLLIGGGHAHLVAMREWLRKQQRPTGTIALIMPSPHGYYSGRLPAWLAGRAELDDCSVDIAALCQRLDIELVIGSVHGFDAAQRLISSDNGSWQGRVVSFDTGAALRTPEQIEADTDVLGVKPFDAFVAGIEHWRQQPEPIAVIGGGAAGVELALALAQTMPDITLISSGKILPEQLANLREKVCKALVHNGITLIEHAPINHLAADGAYVNQQKISNASCFILTTGAAAQPFYRNSGLALDDRGFVRIRSTLQSISHANVFAAGDCASLSGADKSGVYAVRQGSILAENLSHALSGKPLLEYSPQPNALALLADGKGGAFMSWRGYSAQGRWCGWWKNYLDNQYLRSMQA; encoded by the coding sequence ATGAAGCAGGCTGATTTACTACTGATTGGCGGTGGGCATGCGCATCTAGTTGCAATGCGTGAGTGGTTGCGCAAGCAGCAGCGGCCGACTGGCACAATTGCCCTGATCATGCCTTCACCGCACGGCTACTATTCAGGGCGCTTGCCAGCTTGGCTGGCTGGTCGTGCCGAGTTGGATGATTGCAGCGTGGATATTGCCGCACTGTGTCAGCGCCTCGACATTGAATTGGTGATAGGTAGCGTACATGGCTTTGATGCCGCACAACGTTTGATCAGCAGCGATAACGGATCCTGGCAAGGGCGAGTTGTGTCATTTGATACTGGTGCAGCATTGCGCACGCCGGAACAGATTGAAGCAGATACGGACGTACTTGGCGTTAAACCATTTGATGCGTTTGTTGCCGGTATTGAGCATTGGCGACAGCAGCCCGAGCCGATTGCCGTGATTGGCGGCGGTGCAGCAGGCGTTGAACTCGCTTTGGCGTTGGCACAAACCATGCCCGATATAACTTTGATCAGTAGCGGCAAAATATTGCCCGAGCAGCTTGCCAACTTGCGCGAGAAAGTGTGCAAAGCATTGGTTCATAACGGTATTACCTTGATCGAGCATGCACCAATCAACCATTTGGCAGCAGATGGCGCTTACGTAAATCAGCAAAAGATAAGTAATGCTAGCTGCTTTATCCTTACCACAGGTGCAGCTGCGCAGCCTTTTTATCGCAATAGTGGCTTGGCGCTTGATGATAGAGGGTTTGTCCGTATTCGCTCGACCTTGCAAAGCATCTCACACGCAAATGTCTTTGCCGCCGGTGACTGCGCCAGCTTGAGTGGTGCAGATAAAAGCGGCGTTTATGCGGTGCGCCAAGGGAGTATCCTTGCTGAAAACTTGTCTCACGCATTAAGCGGCAAGCCATTGCTTGAATACTCCCCACAACCCAACGCCTTGGCACTGCTTGCTGACGGCAAAGGCGGCGCATTTATGTCGTGGCGTGGCTACAGCGCACAAGGCCGCTGGTGTGGGTGGTGGAAAAATTATCTCGACAATCAGTATTTGCGTAGTATGCAGGCTTAA
- a CDS encoding FAD-dependent oxidoreductase yields the protein MLHFVRKYGVWLLLIIVLGLGLWAGQRYLNLASLQDVLGNLHALVDKHPVVTVGGFVLLYVIVTALSIPVATVLTLLGGALFGLWLGSLLVICGATLGATVAMLFSRYVLRDKVQHRFARQWRAVNQGIERDGAFYLFTLRMIPIFPFFIVNLLIGLSTLRTWTFMWISFVGMLPATMVYVNAGRTFATLDSLSGIVSPRMLFAFSLLGLLPLLSKKILNIYRRRSVLKGWQKPKQFDRHLIVIGAGAGGLVSAYIGAVLKAKVTLIEVGEMGGDCLNTGCVPSKTLLKSASVAQTLRQADKLGWRNATAEVDFAAVMDRVQQAITRIEPHDSVERYERLGVEVIKGRAALLDPWTVAVNGDKLTAKSIIIATGAKPRIPKIDGIEQVDYLTSETVWTIREQPQRLLVIGGGAVGCELAQAFQRLGSQVTLVQRDEHLLPQADHGTSALLAQALTDEGVDVRLGYHTVAFDDAQTLRCRDREGNEHTMAYDRVLLATGRQANVDGWGRETLGLALRDNATLQTDDFLATRMPHIYAVGDVTGPYQFTHAAAHQAWHAVVNALFGSFKSFRVSYRTLPWTVYTDPEIAQVGLTEVQAQVDGIKYEVTQYDLDDLDRAITDGATIGFIKVLTAKGNDRILGATIVGAHAGELINDYVTAIHNGKGLGSLLKTIRPYPSYGEANKYAAGEWKKAHLSPRTMQWLEKFQQWRLGK from the coding sequence ATGTTGCATTTTGTTAGGAAATACGGCGTATGGTTGCTGCTGATTATTGTGCTCGGATTAGGTCTATGGGCTGGGCAACGCTATCTCAATTTGGCTTCGTTACAGGACGTACTGGGCAATTTGCACGCTTTGGTCGATAAACACCCGGTAGTGACCGTTGGTGGGTTTGTATTGCTGTATGTGATCGTGACTGCTTTGTCGATCCCGGTTGCGACGGTACTTACTTTGCTTGGCGGAGCACTATTTGGCTTGTGGCTGGGCAGTTTGCTGGTGATTTGTGGTGCGACTTTGGGCGCAACTGTGGCGATGTTATTTAGCCGCTATGTATTGCGCGACAAAGTGCAGCACCGCTTTGCGCGGCAGTGGCGAGCGGTTAACCAAGGTATTGAGCGTGATGGTGCGTTTTATCTCTTTACCTTGCGTATGATTCCGATCTTTCCGTTTTTTATCGTCAATCTGTTAATTGGCTTGTCCACACTGCGTACATGGACATTCATGTGGATCAGCTTTGTCGGCATGCTGCCGGCGACGATGGTCTACGTCAATGCAGGCCGTACCTTTGCCACGCTTGATTCACTGTCGGGTATCGTCTCGCCGCGGATGTTGTTCGCCTTTTCCTTGCTTGGTTTATTGCCGCTACTGTCGAAAAAGATACTTAATATTTACCGGCGTCGTAGCGTGTTAAAAGGTTGGCAAAAGCCCAAGCAGTTTGATCGCCATCTGATTGTGATTGGTGCCGGAGCAGGCGGATTGGTCAGTGCGTATATTGGCGCGGTACTCAAAGCCAAAGTGACGCTGATCGAAGTGGGGGAGATGGGTGGTGATTGCCTCAATACCGGTTGTGTGCCGTCGAAAACCTTGCTCAAAAGTGCCAGTGTTGCCCAAACCTTACGCCAAGCAGACAAACTTGGCTGGCGCAATGCCACAGCAGAAGTGGATTTTGCGGCTGTGATGGATCGGGTTCAGCAAGCAATTACGCGTATTGAGCCGCATGACTCAGTTGAGCGTTATGAACGGCTCGGTGTCGAGGTTATCAAAGGCAGAGCAGCGCTACTCGACCCGTGGACGGTTGCCGTCAATGGCGACAAGTTGACTGCTAAATCCATCATCATTGCCACCGGGGCTAAACCACGTATCCCAAAGATAGACGGTATCGAGCAAGTAGATTATCTCACCAGCGAAACGGTGTGGACGATTCGTGAGCAGCCACAGCGCTTATTGGTGATTGGCGGCGGGGCGGTCGGCTGCGAATTGGCACAAGCATTTCAGCGCCTCGGTTCGCAAGTCACGCTGGTGCAGCGCGATGAGCATTTATTACCACAAGCTGATCATGGAACCAGCGCACTATTGGCGCAGGCATTAACAGATGAAGGGGTTGATGTACGCCTCGGCTATCACACTGTGGCATTTGATGATGCACAAACCTTGCGTTGCCGCGATAGAGAAGGCAATGAGCATACAATGGCATATGATCGCGTGCTGCTTGCCACTGGACGACAGGCAAATGTCGACGGCTGGGGGCGTGAAACCTTGGGATTGGCATTGCGTGACAATGCTACCCTGCAAACTGATGATTTTCTTGCCACGCGTATGCCGCATATTTATGCCGTTGGCGACGTCACTGGCCCGTATCAGTTCACTCATGCTGCTGCGCATCAGGCATGGCATGCGGTGGTCAATGCGCTGTTTGGCAGCTTCAAATCTTTCCGCGTCAGTTACCGCACTTTGCCGTGGACGGTTTATACCGACCCTGAAATTGCGCAAGTCGGGCTGACAGAAGTGCAGGCGCAGGTCGATGGCATTAAATATGAAGTGACGCAGTACGATCTGGACGACCTCGACCGCGCGATTACCGATGGCGCAACCATTGGCTTTATCAAGGTGCTCACCGCCAAAGGGAATGACCGCATCCTTGGTGCAACCATTGTCGGCGCGCATGCTGGTGAGCTGATCAATGACTACGTCACTGCGATACACAACGGTAAAGGCCTTGGTAGCTTGCTCAAAACTATTCGCCCATACCCAAGCTATGGTGAAGCCAATAAATACGCCGCTGGTGAGTGGAAAAAAGCGCATTTATCACCGCGTACCATGCAGTGGTTGGAAAAGTTTCAGCAATGGCGCTTGGGTAAATGA
- a CDS encoding 5-bromo-4-chloroindolyl phosphate hydrolysis family protein has product MLKKFLDGLKIQHLSLRGSSLYLMQAPLWLAVPISLFRGQLLKSAALAMVIACITYGANLTRRYYLQKRDQILLGKADMPIRDERKIAMGFICLGVFILSVFATRRVMPVGLIATALAALGYYLNYLAEPYHAPDVDEHGDIVVEVKEEDEEIEEANLSPTLRSMLTNAREYLGRITQASTLLADSERDQYIYTRLKQILRRGNALIGELGKDGNRVREARTLLVVHLPELADISTTYSTANNAEKDQSRQQFSALLDTIHDQLTAHYRNISDMDQQRLSIQMDVLQEQLEQLRQDER; this is encoded by the coding sequence ATGCTGAAAAAATTCCTAGACGGCTTAAAAATTCAACACCTCAGCTTGCGTGGCAGTAGCCTATATTTGATGCAGGCGCCACTGTGGTTGGCTGTGCCTATTTCCCTGTTTCGTGGGCAGCTGCTTAAATCAGCCGCATTGGCAATGGTGATCGCTTGTATTACTTATGGCGCAAACCTGACCCGCCGCTACTATCTGCAAAAGCGTGACCAAATTCTGCTCGGTAAAGCAGATATGCCCATCCGTGACGAACGAAAAATAGCGATGGGCTTTATTTGCCTCGGTGTTTTTATATTGTCTGTATTTGCCACACGCCGCGTCATGCCGGTTGGTCTGATTGCCACAGCACTCGCAGCACTCGGCTATTACCTGAATTACCTTGCCGAACCTTATCACGCTCCAGATGTCGATGAACATGGCGACATCGTTGTCGAGGTCAAAGAGGAAGATGAAGAGATTGAAGAAGCAAATCTCTCTCCGACGCTGCGCAGCATGCTCACCAACGCCCGTGAATATCTTGGCCGTATCACTCAAGCAAGCACACTGCTCGCAGACAGCGAACGAGACCAATATATCTACACAAGATTGAAGCAGATTTTACGCCGGGGCAATGCCTTGATCGGCGAACTCGGTAAGGATGGCAACCGTGTTCGTGAGGCGCGCACCCTACTGGTGGTGCACTTACCCGAGCTTGCAGACATCAGCACGACATACAGCACTGCCAATAATGCTGAAAAAGACCAATCCCGACAGCAATTCAGCGCATTATTGGATACAATACACGATCAATTGACCGCTCACTACCGCAACATCAGCGACATGGATCAGCAGCGGCTCAGTATCCAAATGGACGTCCTGCAAGAACAATTGGAGCAGCTTCGACAAGATGAGCGATAA
- a CDS encoding toxic anion resistance protein: MSDKHTDLDNTTLDSQKVAQIAKEIDLNSSQNILDFGCDAQRNLTHIADDMLSDVKSKDSGEAGQLLNQMVSLMRGFQGSEKTLAKKPGFLARLTGKKQSIEHFFQRFDSVSDQIDQISNHLEVQKQQLLIDIKSLDRLYDANLEYYRELCHYIAAAEAVLKRSDEETLPEMKQKALDSDDIAAAQRLRDYQGHHDELARRLHDLQLTRQVAMQNLPSIRLLQENDKGLVNKINTTLINTVPLWRQQLAQAIAIHHAQDASDALKASADLTNELLKQNAANLKMANKTSQTQIERGVFDIESIERANRSLIETIEESITLHEQARSQRHEAITKLNEAEAALKTALTNASNSQKV; the protein is encoded by the coding sequence ATGAGCGATAAACATACAGATCTCGACAACACTACGCTGGACTCACAAAAAGTCGCACAGATAGCAAAAGAAATCGACCTCAACAGCAGCCAGAATATTCTGGATTTTGGCTGCGATGCCCAGCGCAATTTAACGCACATCGCAGATGACATGCTCAGCGACGTCAAAAGCAAAGACAGCGGCGAAGCCGGGCAACTACTTAACCAAATGGTATCGCTGATGCGCGGTTTTCAAGGCAGTGAAAAAACGCTTGCCAAAAAGCCCGGATTCCTCGCACGCCTGACGGGCAAAAAGCAATCAATTGAGCATTTTTTTCAGCGCTTTGATAGCGTTAGCGATCAGATCGATCAAATCAGCAACCACCTCGAAGTGCAAAAGCAGCAATTACTGATCGATATTAAATCACTTGATCGCCTATATGATGCAAACCTCGAATACTACCGTGAGCTTTGCCACTACATTGCAGCAGCCGAAGCAGTACTCAAACGCAGCGATGAAGAAACCCTGCCTGAGATGAAGCAGAAAGCACTCGACAGTGACGACATTGCAGCAGCCCAGCGTTTGCGCGATTATCAAGGCCACCACGATGAGCTCGCCCGTCGCCTGCACGACTTACAGCTCACCCGCCAAGTTGCAATGCAAAACTTGCCAAGCATTCGCCTGCTGCAAGAAAACGACAAAGGATTGGTTAATAAAATCAATACTACCTTGATCAATACAGTACCGCTATGGCGTCAGCAGCTTGCCCAAGCTATTGCTATTCATCATGCACAAGACGCCAGCGATGCACTCAAAGCCAGTGCCGATCTGACCAATGAATTACTCAAACAAAATGCCGCTAATCTGAAAATGGCCAACAAAACCAGCCAAACGCAAATTGAGCGTGGTGTTTTTGACATCGAGAGTATCGAACGCGCCAACCGTAGCCTGATTGAAACCATTGAAGAAAGCATTACCCTGCACGAGCAAGCACGTTCGCAACGCCACGAGGCCATCACCAAGCTCAATGAAGCAGAAGCCGCATTAAAAACCGCCCTTACCAACGCCAGTAACAGCCAAAAAGTCTAA
- a CDS encoding DUF4339 domain-containing protein, which translates to MFERLFKKFTTSQPKSSVLTSNLDAQHQIQYSTVQSPTAITTVDVPESQSCVLAQADKDCTQLPSGTHELHPDTFEQTRPLHYFYVRDNSKSEGDWSLDYTDHHHVKLSLTGTYSIKIDSPQRLMQFCLKGAQFHNDHDFSQWISQCIATILKAQRVPVEDIHAENVRFTNYLRDALALALRPRGLALHALSLNILKPEHEKATSNQAKTTDSDSQSEKVETAEHQENAPSVEQVIIHQEQKPEKLFYYVRNGQQHGPFSHADIEQKLADGVLSKRDLLWQKGLTTWKPIAEFPEFQS; encoded by the coding sequence ATGTTTGAACGTTTATTTAAAAAATTCACTACCAGCCAGCCTAAATCTAGCGTATTGACCTCTAACCTCGATGCGCAGCATCAGATTCAATACAGCACGGTGCAGTCTCCCACAGCGATCACAACTGTCGACGTCCCCGAATCACAGTCTTGTGTTTTGGCTCAAGCAGACAAGGACTGTACGCAGCTACCCAGCGGCACCCACGAGCTCCATCCGGATACTTTTGAGCAAACCAGACCGCTGCACTATTTTTATGTGCGCGATAACAGCAAGAGTGAAGGAGATTGGTCACTCGACTATACCGACCACCATCATGTAAAGCTCTCTCTTACCGGCACCTACAGCATCAAGATAGACAGCCCTCAGCGCCTGATGCAGTTTTGCCTCAAAGGTGCTCAATTTCATAATGACCATGATTTTTCGCAGTGGATTTCACAATGTATCGCGACTATTCTTAAAGCTCAGCGCGTTCCGGTAGAAGATATTCACGCTGAAAATGTGCGCTTCACCAATTACCTTCGTGATGCTTTGGCATTGGCTTTACGCCCACGTGGGCTTGCCCTCCATGCTCTATCGCTAAATATCCTTAAGCCTGAACATGAAAAAGCAACTTCTAATCAAGCAAAAACCACCGATTCAGATAGCCAATCGGAAAAAGTAGAAACTGCGGAGCATCAAGAAAATGCGCCTTCTGTAGAGCAGGTTATCATTCATCAAGAGCAAAAGCCGGAAAAGCTATTCTACTATGTGCGTAACGGCCAGCAGCACGGCCCATTCTCTCACGCAGACATCGAACAAAAATTGGCTGACGGTGTTTTAAGTAAACGCGATCTGCTGTGGCAGAAAGGCCTCACCACTTGGAAACCTATTGCTGAGTTTCCAGAATTTCAATCTTAA
- a CDS encoding lytic transglycosylase domain-containing protein, translated as MVQLRPWLYAFFALISFRAYSAATDNLWLCPDPSGVDNVVSATSAPAPACEPYSIHKIKPKQSDSAPEQTAKPRPQTPAKGKLTVSNTPPEGVLPSVPPPLDFSNVPYAPLTPVPIFQYALPTTRIYREDATKIYLCPASGNGTAKSQVIEAKTKPKASCIVMGAKGGAKALVRPSVASASNDHNLASEIKVNVLETDEQRPPIADNLAAKNLNTEGEKIYLCQDAQGDQSIIQSINPPAENCQVMGVTSEGGDEATKLTTEEHTTIDTGDDSAATQAAIATTSSQPGDIYKCYDDEGLPSFVNENARKNFQRCTFFSRSFAAVSKSIGQPQNLGNGNENSLSCSGAGRVEINGEVHAYECATRSYDHTPGSSGGEIRLGDRHATIAAYDQDYLNTSGSCGGTITSANGRVLHLEPTKNCPAAFQIVAQEIAQAVRTGLNVAVSGAFLERQRGLSAQINRIAKEIGVDPYLVHAVISAESAYKSRAVSHAGAQGLMQLMPPTAKRFNVSDPFHTGQNIRGGATYLKWLLKKFNGNMQLAIAGYNAGEGNVIKYGYKIPPFIETKAYVPKVMQYYRRYRSNPALIGL; from the coding sequence ATGGTGCAGCTCCGACCTTGGCTGTACGCTTTTTTTGCCCTGATTAGCTTCAGGGCATATAGCGCAGCAACAGATAATTTATGGCTATGCCCCGACCCCAGTGGCGTTGACAATGTGGTCAGTGCCACATCAGCACCTGCGCCAGCATGTGAGCCATACAGTATTCATAAGATCAAACCAAAGCAATCTGATTCTGCTCCGGAGCAGACGGCAAAACCCAGGCCACAAACACCAGCCAAAGGTAAGCTAACCGTTTCGAATACGCCTCCAGAAGGAGTGCTCCCTTCTGTACCGCCACCACTGGATTTCAGCAACGTCCCCTACGCACCGTTGACGCCCGTTCCTATTTTTCAATACGCCTTACCCACAACACGAATTTATCGAGAAGACGCCACTAAAATTTATCTCTGCCCGGCAAGCGGTAACGGTACGGCAAAAAGTCAGGTTATAGAAGCCAAAACCAAGCCCAAGGCATCTTGTATCGTTATGGGCGCAAAAGGTGGCGCAAAAGCATTGGTGCGCCCTTCCGTCGCTTCAGCATCAAATGACCACAATCTGGCTTCGGAAATCAAAGTGAACGTACTGGAAACAGACGAGCAACGCCCTCCAATAGCGGATAACTTAGCCGCAAAAAATCTTAATACCGAAGGGGAAAAGATTTATCTCTGCCAAGATGCGCAGGGAGATCAATCCATTATTCAAAGCATCAACCCACCAGCGGAAAACTGCCAAGTCATGGGGGTAACGAGCGAAGGAGGTGATGAGGCAACCAAGCTCACAACCGAGGAACACACCACGATAGACACTGGCGATGACTCTGCTGCTACACAAGCAGCAATAGCGACGACTTCATCACAGCCGGGTGATATTTATAAATGCTATGACGATGAAGGCTTACCAAGTTTCGTCAATGAAAATGCCCGTAAAAATTTTCAGCGTTGTACATTTTTTTCCCGCTCTTTTGCGGCTGTAAGCAAAAGCATCGGCCAGCCGCAAAATCTGGGTAATGGCAATGAAAATAGTCTGTCGTGCAGTGGCGCCGGGAGAGTAGAAATCAATGGTGAAGTACATGCCTACGAATGTGCAACCCGTTCATACGACCATACGCCCGGCTCTAGCGGAGGAGAAATCCGCTTGGGTGATCGCCATGCAACCATCGCAGCATACGATCAGGATTACCTCAATACCAGCGGCAGCTGTGGTGGCACAATCACCAGCGCTAATGGGCGCGTACTTCATTTGGAGCCAACCAAGAACTGCCCTGCTGCATTCCAAATCGTTGCCCAAGAAATTGCCCAAGCCGTACGTACCGGGTTAAATGTGGCTGTAAGTGGCGCATTTCTCGAGCGCCAACGTGGCCTCAGTGCCCAAATCAACCGCATAGCCAAGGAAATTGGCGTTGATCCTTACCTTGTCCATGCCGTGATCTCAGCAGAGTCAGCGTATAAATCCCGTGCCGTATCACATGCTGGTGCTCAGGGGTTAATGCAGCTGATGCCGCCAACAGCAAAGCGATTTAACGTCAGTGACCCTTTCCATACCGGACAAAATATCCGCGGTGGCGCAACTTACCTTAAATGGCTACTCAAAAAGTTCAATGGCAATATGCAGCTGGCCATCGCTGGTTATAATGCCGGTGAGGGAAATGTCATCAAGTACGGCTATAAAATTCCACCGTTTATTGAAACTAAAGCGTATGTACCCAAAGTAATGCAATATTATCGCCGCTATCGCAGCAATCCCGCACTGATCGGATTATGA